In Scomber japonicus isolate fScoJap1 chromosome 7, fScoJap1.pri, whole genome shotgun sequence, one genomic interval encodes:
- the oca2 gene encoding P protein isoform X2, translating to MYLENKSNLEIEMSQASAQGHQGRNGLRSPEAVAGNFGELRLLQGISERRETQKLQQSAVLPSGQCVIHAENYVPVRQEDGHSFSMVNILRGKTNSANLTERSPLLRFSQDDSITYMTLHDPSFVGGEELWDNSSLDMEKRYRLGSEVTSLSLSRSSSSEKNDPLDNLNLSFRLTSSMRCCFKASKIATMFTIVVLCSLFFSMYPDRDNPWRMLAVSSTDSFSMNLTDFRDNALLKLQVGGPFTKGMFDLTNQEYILIQVEQTEPAGQRRRRAQQVVHNWTIPLHNERSDQILVTKTFEMLSSDPIVITIQAFMQDNEVVPLSMTHQSLYVSVETQVAIAGMILAGVYVLIIFEIVHRTLAAMLGSLAALAALAIIGDRPSLVTVVEWIDYETLALLFGMMVLVAIFSETGFFDYCAVKAYQLARGRVWPMIIILCLIAAILSAFLDNVTTMMLFTPVTIRLCEVLNLDPRHVLIAEVIFTNIGGAATAVGDPPNVIIVSNQDLRKEGIDFASFTGYMFLGICLVLFTSFPFLRMLYWNKKLYNKESIEIVELKHEILVWRQTAQRINPASREETAVKCLLMQKVLNLESLLRKMMKTFQRQISQEDKNWEQNIQELQKKHRITDKVLLVKCVSVLGVVIFMFFLNSFVPSIHLDLGWIAILGALWLLVLADIQDFEIILHRVEWATLLFFAGLFVLMEALAQLQLIDYIGEQTALLIKAVPEDQRLAIAIILVMWVSALASSLIDNIPFTATMIPVLINLSQDADVNLPVKPLIFALAMGACLGGNGTLIGASANVVCAGIAEQHGYGFSFMEFFRLGFPMMIMTCMIGMCYLLATHIGLGWNM from the exons ATGTATTTGGAGAACAAAAGCAACCTGGAGATTGAGATGTCACAAGCATCAGCCCAGGGCCATCAGGGCAGAAACGGCCTGCGGTCACCAGAGGCTGTCGCAGGGAACTTTGGGGAGCTGCGTCTGCTGCAGGGCAtctcagagaggagagagacccAGAAGTTACAACAGTCTGCAGTTCTGCCCTCGGGACAGTGCGTCATCCATGCCGAAAATTATGTCCCTGTTCGACAAGAGGATGG GCACAGTTTCAGCATGGTTAATATTctcagaggaaaaacaaattCAGCCAACCTTACAGAGAGATCGCCTCTGCTGAGATTCTCTCAAGATGACAG TATAACCTACATGACCCTACATGATCCCAGCTTCGTTGGGGGGGAAGAACTTTGGGATAACAGCTCACTGGACATGGAGAAGAGGTACCGACTGGGCAGTGAGGTCACCAGCCTCTCCCTGTCTCGCTCCAGCTCCTCAGAGAAGAATGATCCTCTGGACAACCTCAACCTCAGCTTCAGACTCACCAGTAGTATGAG atgcTGCTTCAAAGCCTCCAAAATTGCCACCATGTTTACTATAGTAGTGCTCTGCAGT CTGTTCTTCAGCATGTACCCAGATCGAGACAACCCCTGGAGGATGTTGGCAGTCTCTTCAACAGACAGTTTCT CAATGAATCTGACAGATTTTCGGGACAATGCTTTGCTAAAGCTACAGGTGGGAGGGCCTTTCACAAAAGGGATGTTTGACCTAACCAACCAGGAGTATATCTTGATCCAGGTGGAGCAGACCGAGCCAGCGGGACAACGTAGGAGGAGGGCTCAGCAG GTGGTTCATAATTGGACCATTCCTCTCCACAATGAACGAAGTGACCAGATACTGGTGACCAAAACGTTTGAGATGCTCAGCAG TGACCCCATCGTCATCACGATCCAGGCCTTCATGCAGGATAATGAGGTGGTGCCGTTATCCATGACCCACCAGTCGCTCTACGTCAGCGTGGAGACACAGGTGGCCATCGCTGGAATGATTCTGGCTGGGGTCTATGTTCTCATTATCTTTGAG ATTGTACATCGCACATTGGCGGCCATGCTGGGATCTTTGGCAGCATTAGCTGCTCTGGCTATCATTGGAGAC CGACCCAGTCTGGTTACTGTGGTAGAGTGGATCGACTATGAGACGCTGGCTCTTCTCTTCGGCATG ATGGTACTGGTGGCCATTTTTTCAGAGACTGGCTTCTTTGATTATTGTGCTGTGAAG GCTTACCAACTAGCCAGAGGAAGAGTGTGGCCGATGATCATCATCCTCTGTCTCATCGCCGCcatcctctctgcttttctgGACAATGTGACCACTATGATGCTCTTCACCCCTGTCACCATAAG GTTGTGTGAGGTGCTTAATCTAGACCCCAGACATGTCCTGATTGCAGAAGTAATCTTCACCAATATTGGAGGGGCTGCCACAGCTGTCGGAGATCCACCCAATGTGATTATAGTATCAAATCAGGACCTGCGCAAAGAA GGGATTGATTTTGCCAGTTTCACCGGCTACATGTTCCTTGGAATATGTCTCGTCCTTTTCACCTCATTTCCCTTCCTACGGATGCTCTACTGGAACAAGAAACTCTACAACAAAGAATCCATCGAAATTGTTG AGCTGAAGCATGAGATCCTGGTCTGGAGGCAGACAGCTCAGCGCATTAACCCCGCCAGCCGAGAGGAGACAGCTGTGAAATGCCTGCTGATGCAAAAAGTCCTCAACCTGGAAAGTCTGCTCCGCAAGATGATGAAAACCTTCCAAAg ACAAATTTCTCAAGAGGATAAGAACTGGGAGCAAAACATTCAGGAACTGCAAAAGAAG CACAGAATAACTGACAAGGTTCTCTTGGTGAAGTGCGTGTCCGTTCTTGGCGTGGTGATCTTCATGTTCTTTCTCAACTCCTTTGTTCCCAGCATTCATCTTGATCTCG GTTGGATTGCTATTCTGGGTGCACTGTGGCTTTTGGTTCTGGCTGACATCCAGGATTTCGAGATCATCCTGCACCGAGTGGAGTGGGCAACGTTATTGTTTTTCGCTGGCCTTTTCGTTTTGATGGAG GCTTTagcacagctgcagctcatcgaTTATATTGGAGAACAGACAGCACTGCTTATAAAA gcAGTGCCAGAAGACCAGCGTTTGGCAATAGCCATTATCTTGGTGATGTGGGTCTCTGCTCTGGCGTCTTCTCTCATTGACAACATTCCCTTCACTGCCACCATG ATTCCAGTTCTCATCAACCTGAGTCAGGATGCAGATGTGAACCTACCAGTAAAACCTCTCATCTTTGCCTTGGCAATGGGCGCATGTCTTGGGG GGAACGGCACATTGATAGGAGCATCAGCCAACGTCGTATGCGCAGGAATTGCTGAGCAACACGGCTACGGTTTCTCCTTCATGGAGTTTTTCAG
- the oca2 gene encoding P protein isoform X1: MYLENKSNLEIEMSQASAQGHQGRNGLRSPEAVAGNFGELRLLQGISERRETQKLQQSAVLPSGQCVIHAENYVPVRQEDGFRHSFSMVNILRGKTNSANLTERSPLLRFSQDDSITYMTLHDPSFVGGEELWDNSSLDMEKRYRLGSEVTSLSLSRSSSSEKNDPLDNLNLSFRLTSSMRCCFKASKIATMFTIVVLCSLFFSMYPDRDNPWRMLAVSSTDSFSMNLTDFRDNALLKLQVGGPFTKGMFDLTNQEYILIQVEQTEPAGQRRRRAQQVVHNWTIPLHNERSDQILVTKTFEMLSSDPIVITIQAFMQDNEVVPLSMTHQSLYVSVETQVAIAGMILAGVYVLIIFEIVHRTLAAMLGSLAALAALAIIGDRPSLVTVVEWIDYETLALLFGMMVLVAIFSETGFFDYCAVKAYQLARGRVWPMIIILCLIAAILSAFLDNVTTMMLFTPVTIRLCEVLNLDPRHVLIAEVIFTNIGGAATAVGDPPNVIIVSNQDLRKEGIDFASFTGYMFLGICLVLFTSFPFLRMLYWNKKLYNKESIEIVELKHEILVWRQTAQRINPASREETAVKCLLMQKVLNLESLLRKMMKTFQRQISQEDKNWEQNIQELQKKHRITDKVLLVKCVSVLGVVIFMFFLNSFVPSIHLDLGWIAILGALWLLVLADIQDFEIILHRVEWATLLFFAGLFVLMEALAQLQLIDYIGEQTALLIKAVPEDQRLAIAIILVMWVSALASSLIDNIPFTATMIPVLINLSQDADVNLPVKPLIFALAMGACLGGNGTLIGASANVVCAGIAEQHGYGFSFMEFFRLGFPMMIMTCMIGMCYLLATHIGLGWNM; this comes from the exons ATGTATTTGGAGAACAAAAGCAACCTGGAGATTGAGATGTCACAAGCATCAGCCCAGGGCCATCAGGGCAGAAACGGCCTGCGGTCACCAGAGGCTGTCGCAGGGAACTTTGGGGAGCTGCGTCTGCTGCAGGGCAtctcagagaggagagagacccAGAAGTTACAACAGTCTGCAGTTCTGCCCTCGGGACAGTGCGTCATCCATGCCGAAAATTATGTCCCTGTTCGACAAGAGGATGG TTTCAGGCACAGTTTCAGCATGGTTAATATTctcagaggaaaaacaaattCAGCCAACCTTACAGAGAGATCGCCTCTGCTGAGATTCTCTCAAGATGACAG TATAACCTACATGACCCTACATGATCCCAGCTTCGTTGGGGGGGAAGAACTTTGGGATAACAGCTCACTGGACATGGAGAAGAGGTACCGACTGGGCAGTGAGGTCACCAGCCTCTCCCTGTCTCGCTCCAGCTCCTCAGAGAAGAATGATCCTCTGGACAACCTCAACCTCAGCTTCAGACTCACCAGTAGTATGAG atgcTGCTTCAAAGCCTCCAAAATTGCCACCATGTTTACTATAGTAGTGCTCTGCAGT CTGTTCTTCAGCATGTACCCAGATCGAGACAACCCCTGGAGGATGTTGGCAGTCTCTTCAACAGACAGTTTCT CAATGAATCTGACAGATTTTCGGGACAATGCTTTGCTAAAGCTACAGGTGGGAGGGCCTTTCACAAAAGGGATGTTTGACCTAACCAACCAGGAGTATATCTTGATCCAGGTGGAGCAGACCGAGCCAGCGGGACAACGTAGGAGGAGGGCTCAGCAG GTGGTTCATAATTGGACCATTCCTCTCCACAATGAACGAAGTGACCAGATACTGGTGACCAAAACGTTTGAGATGCTCAGCAG TGACCCCATCGTCATCACGATCCAGGCCTTCATGCAGGATAATGAGGTGGTGCCGTTATCCATGACCCACCAGTCGCTCTACGTCAGCGTGGAGACACAGGTGGCCATCGCTGGAATGATTCTGGCTGGGGTCTATGTTCTCATTATCTTTGAG ATTGTACATCGCACATTGGCGGCCATGCTGGGATCTTTGGCAGCATTAGCTGCTCTGGCTATCATTGGAGAC CGACCCAGTCTGGTTACTGTGGTAGAGTGGATCGACTATGAGACGCTGGCTCTTCTCTTCGGCATG ATGGTACTGGTGGCCATTTTTTCAGAGACTGGCTTCTTTGATTATTGTGCTGTGAAG GCTTACCAACTAGCCAGAGGAAGAGTGTGGCCGATGATCATCATCCTCTGTCTCATCGCCGCcatcctctctgcttttctgGACAATGTGACCACTATGATGCTCTTCACCCCTGTCACCATAAG GTTGTGTGAGGTGCTTAATCTAGACCCCAGACATGTCCTGATTGCAGAAGTAATCTTCACCAATATTGGAGGGGCTGCCACAGCTGTCGGAGATCCACCCAATGTGATTATAGTATCAAATCAGGACCTGCGCAAAGAA GGGATTGATTTTGCCAGTTTCACCGGCTACATGTTCCTTGGAATATGTCTCGTCCTTTTCACCTCATTTCCCTTCCTACGGATGCTCTACTGGAACAAGAAACTCTACAACAAAGAATCCATCGAAATTGTTG AGCTGAAGCATGAGATCCTGGTCTGGAGGCAGACAGCTCAGCGCATTAACCCCGCCAGCCGAGAGGAGACAGCTGTGAAATGCCTGCTGATGCAAAAAGTCCTCAACCTGGAAAGTCTGCTCCGCAAGATGATGAAAACCTTCCAAAg ACAAATTTCTCAAGAGGATAAGAACTGGGAGCAAAACATTCAGGAACTGCAAAAGAAG CACAGAATAACTGACAAGGTTCTCTTGGTGAAGTGCGTGTCCGTTCTTGGCGTGGTGATCTTCATGTTCTTTCTCAACTCCTTTGTTCCCAGCATTCATCTTGATCTCG GTTGGATTGCTATTCTGGGTGCACTGTGGCTTTTGGTTCTGGCTGACATCCAGGATTTCGAGATCATCCTGCACCGAGTGGAGTGGGCAACGTTATTGTTTTTCGCTGGCCTTTTCGTTTTGATGGAG GCTTTagcacagctgcagctcatcgaTTATATTGGAGAACAGACAGCACTGCTTATAAAA gcAGTGCCAGAAGACCAGCGTTTGGCAATAGCCATTATCTTGGTGATGTGGGTCTCTGCTCTGGCGTCTTCTCTCATTGACAACATTCCCTTCACTGCCACCATG ATTCCAGTTCTCATCAACCTGAGTCAGGATGCAGATGTGAACCTACCAGTAAAACCTCTCATCTTTGCCTTGGCAATGGGCGCATGTCTTGGGG GGAACGGCACATTGATAGGAGCATCAGCCAACGTCGTATGCGCAGGAATTGCTGAGCAACACGGCTACGGTTTCTCCTTCATGGAGTTTTTCAG